A section of the Archocentrus centrarchus isolate MPI-CPG fArcCen1 chromosome 20, fArcCen1, whole genome shotgun sequence genome encodes:
- the LOC115799938 gene encoding integrin beta-1-like, whose protein sequence is MHGNTTYKAKSESNFLEVGQHIWERCDTARALLKRGCPFDHLEDPRGSTVLLRNRKITFHPKEQRHKRWHRQVTQLQPQSVLLHLRPGEPQSFEVKFKRVEDYPIDLYYLMDLSFSMEDDLMNVKKLGADLMEEMKNITSDFRMGFGAFVDKTVMPYISTAKDMLRNPCKRTEPWPCTPPFTFHHILSLTTNGSLFTELVGGQRISGNLDSPEGGLDALMQATMCEEQIGWRNVTRLLVFSTDAGFHIAGDGKLGGIVLPNDGKCHLQKNVYTRGNSQDYPSVAHIAETLRQKSVQTIFAVTEEVAHLYEGLRSIFPKCEVGMLSNNSHNILQIIVEAYNALTSEVVMENSKLPPGYRISYTSHCKDHGPRHGEQGRRCSSISVGDEVSFNVSITAPLCVAASQRPYRFIIKPQGYSEEVEVLLSPICECSCQKDRVPHSPSCSHGNGTLECGACRCKEGRVGTFCECEQEESGTAVDSHLCRRDNASEVCSGHGECVCGRCVCQKSSKKPNHVYYGEFCECSDFSCDQYQGLQCGGRGRCVCGECLCLPAFRGQACECPLSLESCLAQDGQICGGRGDCHCGTCICHDKRFQGPTCELCPSCPSICNLHRECISCRAFSVGLSPNECEMKCAHLNLTLVGQTGVLATVPSSPGLRRCLEVDSESCVVHFLVRTGEKGDFFYVALERECPPGPNVILITAVLSGSVVVLGVALLLLWKLLTSIHDRREFARFQRELEQRRWNRKDNPIYKSAITTVVNPKYKEN, encoded by the exons atgcatggaaatacaACATACAAAGCAAAGTCAGAATCT AATTTTCTAGAAGTGGGTCAGCACATATGGGAGCGCTGCGACACAGCCAGAGCCCTGCTAAAGAGGGGCTGTCCTTTTGATCACCTGGAGGACCCTAGAGGTTCCACTGTCCTTCTGAGAAACCGGAAGATCACCTTTCATCCCAAAGAACAAAGGCACAAACGGTGGCACAGACAAGTAACCCAGCTCCAGCCTCAGTCTGTTCTCCTGCACCTCAGACCAG GAGAACCCCAGAGCTTTGAGGTGAAATTCAAACGTGTGGAGGACTACCCCATAGACCTGTACTATCTGATGGATCTATCTTTCTCCATGGAGGATGACCTGATGAATGTTAAGAAGCTGGGGGCTGACCTCATGGAAGAAATGAAGAATATCACCAGTGACTTTAGAATGG GCTTTGGTGCATTTGTGGACAAGACAGTAATGCCATACATCAGCACTGCGAAGGACATGCTCAGAAATCCCTGTAAAAGGACCGAGCCCTGGCCCTGCACCCCTCCCTTCACCTTCCATCACATCCTAAGCCTCACCACCAACGGAAGCCTCTTCACAGAGCTGGTAGGGGGGCAGCGGATCTCCGGTAACCTGGATTCACCAGAGGGTGGGTTGGATGCCCTGATGCAGGCCACCATGTGTGAG GAGCAGATCGGCTGGAGAAATGTGACCCGTCTGCTGGTGTTCTCCACGGATGCCGGTTTCCACATTGCTGGAGACGGCAAATTAGGCGGCATTGTGCTTCCAAACGACGGGAAGTGTCACTTGCAAAAAAATGTCTACACCAGAGGAAACTCACAG GACTACCCTTCGGTGGCTCACATTGCTGAAACGCTGAGACAGAAGAGCGTCCAGACCATCTTTGCTGTCACCGAAGAAGTTGCACATTTGTATGAG GGCCTAAGAAGCATCTTCCCAAAATGTGAGGTTGGAATGCTGTCCAACAACTCCCACAACATCCTGCAGATAATTGTTGAAGCATATAAT GCACTGACCTCTGAGGTTGTTATGGAGAACAGCAAGCTCCCACCAGGCTATCGCATCTCCTATACTTCCCACTGTAAGGACCACGGGCCAAGGCATGGCGAGCAGGGTAGGAGGTGCTCCAGCATCTCTGTAGGTGACGAG GTGAGCTTTAATGTAAGCATCACAGCACCTCTGTGTGTGGCTGCTTCACAAAGACCATACCGCTTTATTATTAAGCCCCAAGGCTATAGCGAAGAGGTTGAGGTCCTGCTGAGCCCCATATGTGAGTGTTCATGTCAAAAGGACAGGGTCCCACACAGTCCTTCTTGTAGCCATGGCAACGGCACTCTGGAGTGCGGCGCATGCAG GTGTAAAGAAGGGAGAGTCGGAACATTTTGTGAATGCGAACAAGAGGAGTCGGGCACGGCAGTTGACTCACACCTTTGTCGCCGCGATAATGCATCTGAAGTGTGCAGTGGGCATGGAGAGTGCGTTTGCGGGAGGTGTGTTTGTCAAAAGAGCAGCAAAAAGCCCAACCATGTGTACTACGGGGAGTTCTGTGAGTGCAGTGATTTCAGCTGTGATCAGTACCAAGGACTGCAGTGTGGAG GGCgcggcaggtgtgtgtgtggggagtgTTTGTGTCTCCCCGCATTCAGAGGCCAAGCTTGCGAGTGCCCTCTCAGCTTGGAGTCGTGCCTCGCTCAGGATGGACAGATTTGTGGAGGCAGAGGCGACTGCCACTGCGGTACCTGCATTTGCCACGACAAGCGCTTCCAGGGCCCGACCTGTGAGCTTTGCCCTTCCTGCCCCAGCATCTGTAACTTGCACCG agaATGCATCTCATGCAGGGCCTTCTCAGTGGGTTTGAGTCCAAATGAATGCGAGATGAAGTGTGCCCACCTGAACCTCACCTTGGTAGGTCAGACTGGTGTCTTAGCAACAGTACCTTCCTCTCCAGGCCTTCGCAGGTGTTTGGAAGTGGACTCGGAGAGTTGTGTAGTGCACTTTCTTGTGAGGACTGGAGAAAAAGGAGACTTTTTCTATGTAGCTCTCGAACGAG AGTGCCCACCGGGGCCGAATGTGATCCTGATTACCGCAGTGCTTTCAGGCTCTGTTGTGGTGCTGGGCGTGGCTTTGTTGCTGCTATGGAAACTACTCACCAGCATCCATGACCGCAGGGAGTTTGCCCGCTTTCAGAGAGAGCTGGAGCAGAGACGCTGGAACAGG AAGGACAACCCCATCTACAAAAGTGCCATCACGACAGTTGTCAACccgaaatataaagaaaactga
- the LOC115799585 gene encoding uncharacterized protein LOC115799585, whose protein sequence is MAKNIVYVALHQKPGGEDVIKEYNKTRSLSDPTRKKLVNILVADMIESHGRVPPVNIRITYALGIVTLFPSLKDNGSPTGYEHYYDPLSGQGYLAYRLKTVQRNTASDFKRSSKSAHQGGPRTLRETLTSEQLFGDGCKEAMSMMKHSSDQEVVREKMKATFKHRQNMLHDLDQSSLILDHFPRFLDTPGLIEQDFIMLFGEDISGKFIARWPTFYKPRVTTVSKSLRQSAHLDDLLSTQEESSDYEWDSDLAAILLLVHLLPPTAKGKRQGKISAPEAADRVIKFMKVGTSMATFLAKVGSAQPFLLCVGEKKSRIQKFYIILDQKPIPCVAQTAVAAFDELFKAHFVFAVSYDATLLNFYTFIQTTVYGIDVATTKESPRVKEIRVRINNT, encoded by the exons ATGGCAAAAAAT ATTGTCTATGTAGCTCTGCACCAAAAACCAGGGGGAGAAGATGTAATAAAAGAGTACAACAAGACCAGAAGTCTCTCTGATCCAACAAGAAAGAAACTTGTCAACATTTTAGTGGCGGATATGATTGAAAGTCATGG GAGAGTCCCTCCTGTCAACATTCGCATTACCTACGCCCTGGGAATTGTCACCCTCTTCCCCAGTTTGAAAGATAATGGCTCACCGACTGGCTAT GAGCATTACTATGATCCTCTCAGTGGACAGGGCTATCTGGCCTATCGATTGAAAACAGTTCAGCGTAACACTGCAAGTGACTTCAAGAGGAGCTCCAAGTCTGCTCATCAAGGCGGTCCGAGAACTCTGAGGGAGACCTTAACATCTGAACAGCTGTTTGGTGATGGATGCAAAGAAGCAATGTCCATGATGAAacattcatcagaccaggaagtTGTCAGGGAGAAAATGAAGGCAACATTTAAGCATAGACAGAATATGCTTCATGATCTGGACCAGTCATCACTCATCTTGGATCACTTCCCAAGATTCTTGGATACACCAGGCTTA ATTGAGCAGGACTTCATCATGCTCTTTGGAGAAGACATCTCGGGGAAGTTCATCGCAAGATGGCCAACATTCTATAAACCGAGGGTCACCACTGTCAGCAAAAGCCTTCGACAGAGTGCTCATCTGGATGACCTTCTGTCCACTCAGGAGGAATCAAGTGATTATG AATGGGATAGTGACCTGGCAGCTATTCTCCTGCTGGTTCATCTCTTGCCTCCAACCGCGAAGGGGAAAAGACAGGGAAAAATTAGTGCACCTGAGGCTGCTGACCGTGTTATCAAGTTCATGAAG GTGGGGACAAGCATGGCGACCTTCCTTGCCAAAGTTGGATCTGCACAGCCCTTCCTCCTCTGCGTTGGAGAAAAGAAGAGCAGGATACAGAAATTCTACATCATCCTGGATCAGAAGCCCATTCCCTGTGTGGCACAGACTGCAGTGGCTGCCTTCGATGAACTGTTTAAGGcacactttgtgtttgctgtgtcctaTGATGCAACCCTCCTCAACTTCTACACATTCATCCAAACAACGGTTTATGGCATTGATGTTGCAACAACAAAGGAGAGCCCCAGAGTCAAGGAAATTAGAGTGAGGATTAACAACACTTGA